CGCGATGCAGGGCCTGCGCTGGCAGGCCGATCCGCTGGGTGCAGCGCCCGATGCGGTCAACGGCTTCACCGCGACCCTGACCGGAGCGAGCGCCGTCGGCTTCGACCTGGCCCGCATGTCCATCTCGACCGTCGAGCCGGTGACCGGCACTGTCACCACCGACGCGCCGCTGACCCTGTCGCTGATCGGCGAGTGGACGTCGCTGCCGACAGTGAGCGGGGCGACCGGCGCGGTGCTCATCGACGGCGTGCTGACGGTGTCGCTGCCGGCCGGGACGTCGACGCTGACGGTGGGCTGAGCGTCGTGAGCCTGGACCGTCGGCGCTTCCTACGGCTGGCCGCGGGAGTCGGCGCGCTGAGCGCAGTCGGCCTGCCGCGGGTCGCGCTCGCCGGCCCGGGCGGCGAGCGGCCGGTCGGGGAGTGGATCGCCGGGGACTTCCACTGCCACTCCACCTACAGCCACGACGTGTGGGGTGGCCCCGGCGACGACAACACCGGCCCCGAGGAGTTCTACACGCACGGCCACACACCGGCCGAGCAGATCGCGCTGGCTGAGCTGCGCGGCCTGGACTTCCTGGCGATCACCGACCACAACCGGGTGGAGTCCCTGCGGGACCCCGGCTACGTCTCCAGCCGGCTGACGCTGCTGCCGGGCTACGAGCACTCGCACCCGGGCTCGGACCACTGCGGCGTGTTCCTGCACTCACGGGACCTGCTGCCCGACGTCATCCCGGCCGACGCCGGTCTGGCCGCCTGGCTGGACGAGGTGCACGCCCGCGGCGGGATGGCCGTGGTGAACCACCCCTTCTACGGCAACGAGGACGCCGGCGACGCGCTGGCGTGGGACGCCTCGGTCGCCGACTCGCTGCGCTTCGACGCGGTCGAGGTCTGGAACAGCATGTGGCTGACCCGGCACGACACGGTCCCGCCCTACGACGCCGACAACTCGCTGTCGGTGCACTGGTGGGAGTCGACCTTCGCGCCGGCCGGCCGCGGGGCCGCAGTCGGTGGCAGCGACAACCACTGGAAGCTGCTCGACCCGATGGCCGGGGTCGGTCAGCCGACCACCTGGGTCTACGCCCCGGACCGGTCACCGGCCGGGATCATCGCCGGCGTCCAGGCGGGTCGCACGACCATCTCGTGGCAGCCCCCCGCTCTCGGCGGCCCCCGGCTGCTGCTCGACGTCGTCGAGGACTGGAGCGGCCGGGCGGCGATGATCGGCGGGTCGGTGCACGGCGACGGGCAGTTGCTCGCAGTGGTCACGGCGTCGAACGCGGTCGGGCAGGTGCTGCGCCTGGTGTCCGGTGGCGAGGTCGTGCACGAGTCGCGCATCCTGCTGCCGGACCAGCGGGTCGAGATCCCGGTGGTGCTGCCGAACGGCGGCTGGCTGCGGGCCGAGCTGCTCCTGCAGGAGCGCTACGCGCTGACGGCCCTCACATCATGCGTGTACGCCGACGGCCGGGCGCCGATGCCAGCCCGCCGCGAGGTGACACCCGGCCGGCCGGTGACCTACGACGGGATGGGCTTCGCCGGGCTCCCGGCGGGGGTGCAGGGGCTGCCGGCCTGCAGCTGCGCGCACTGATCAACCTCGGCGACTCCCAGGCGGACGGCGTACGAGGTTCACAGGTGCGCGCGCGGCAGCCGCCAGCCCGCCGCCGCCACGGCCACCACCGCGACGACCAGCAGCACCGCGACCGCCGTCCGCACCGAGACGTCGGCGACGGCGAAGGGCGCAGTGTCGAACGGCGCGCCCAGGACACGGCCGGCGTACGCGCCGAGGGACAGGTTGCGAAAGGCGGTCGTCGCCCCGGCCAGCAGCCCCTCCCACAGCACGAGGTAGGCCAGCCCGACGAGCACCGCCCGCCGCAGCAGCAGCGACAGCAGCACGAAGACCCCGGCGTAGGACACCGCGGCCAGCGCGCTGCCCAGCAGCAGGCTCCAGGCGGCGGTGCCGACCGGCAGCTCGGTCCTGGTCGCCAGCAGCAGGCAGCCGAGGGTGGCGGGCAGGCAGGCGAGCCAGCTGACGGCGGCGGCCGCCGCATACTTCGTCAGCACGATGCGGCGGTGGGACAGCGTCGTGGCGAGCAGCAGGCCCAGCGTGCCCTCGTCGCGTTCGTCGCCGAAGGCGTTGACACCGAGCACGAGGCCGACCAGTCCGAGAACGAGGACCAGCAGATGGCCGCTGAGGGTGCCGTAGGCACCGGTGCGGTCGGCGTCGCCGGCGGTCACGGTGAGTAGAACGGCGACCAGGCCGACGAGCAGCGGCAGGGCGACGACGAAGGCGACGCGCCGGCCGCGCACCACCGAGCGCAGGCTCAGCGCCAGCAGGCTCATCGGCCGGCTCCCCGGGCGGAGGCGGTCAGCCGGGTGAAGACGCTCTCGAGATCCTCACCGACCGGGACGATGCGGCGCAGCAGCACGTCCGCCTGCCTGGCCAGCTGCGGCAGCCGGACGGCGAGCTCGGCGCCGTCGGTGGTGTGCACGACGAGCGCGTCGGGCAGCAGCGACACCGCGTCCACGCTGTCCTCGCCCAGCAGCAGGCCGGCCAGCCCGCGCGGGTCGTCGGTCTCGACCCGTACCGTGCGGGCGGACTGCGCCAGCAGCTCCTGGACCCCCGCCGGTGTGCCCTCGGCCACCAGCCGACCGTTGACCATGACCAGCACCCGGTCGGCCATCCGCTCCACCTCCGCCAGGATGTGCGAGGACACCAGCACGGTGCGTCCCTCGCGGCCGAGTCGGCGGATCAGCTCGACATCCGCGCGGCGCTGCGCCGGGTCGAGCCCGTTGAGCGGCTCGTCGAGCAGCAGCACCTCCGGGTCGTGCGCGAGCGCCTGCGCGAGGCGGACCCGCTGGCGCATCCCCTTGGAGAAGCCGGCGACCCGGCGGTCGGCCGCGCCCTCGAGCCCCACCACCGACAGGGCCATGGCCGCGGCCCGTACGGGGTCGATCAGGCCGCGGTGCCGGGCCAGGAACTCCACCGTCTGTCGGGCGGTGAGGAACGGCCACAGCCCGTCGTTGTCCGGTACCAGTCCGAGCCGCGCGTGCACGGACGGCTCGCGCCGCGGGTCCTGGCCGAGGATGCGCACCGTGCCCTGGCTGGGCGCGGTGAAGCCGGCGAGCAGGTCGAACAGGGTGGACTTGCCGGCGCCGTTGTGGCCGAGCAGTCCGGTCACGCCCGGCTGCGAGCTGAACGACACGTCCGACAGCGCGACCGTGTCGCCGAACCACTTGGACACCGCCGAGACCTGCAGCGCCGCGGTCACGCCGCGTCTCGTCCGGTGTAGCGGCCGGCCAGCACGCCCCCGGACAGCATTAGCACGCCGCCGACGACCGACCAGACCAACGCGTCCGGCGGCTGCCCGTACGGCTCCTCGAGGCCCGGTCCGGGCAGCAGCTCGGCGGCGGCCCGCAGTGGTGTCTGCGCGAGGTCGGCGGCGAGCACCGCCGGCCGTTCACTGAGCGCCGCCACCAGATGGCTGACCACCGGGCTCACCAGCAGCACCGCCAGCAGGCCGCCGACGGCGAAGACCCGTTTGGCGGTCAGCGCACCGGCCAGCAACCCGAGCGCGGCGAAGTAGCCGGCCATGAGCAGGCCCGCGCCGACCACGGCCGGGAGGTCGCTGCCCTCCGAGCGCAGCGCCTGCATCGGTGCCTCCGCGGTGAGGATGGAGCCGGCGAGCAGCACCAGCAGCGGGCTGAGCGTCACCAGCGATGTCCTCCAGCACGTGGGAGGACAGCAGCACCTGGATCCCGAGATCGCGCGACAGGTGCCGCAGGATCGAAAGCATCTCGCTGCGCCCGGCCGGGTCGAGCCCGGAGGTCGGCTCGTCGAGCACGACCAAATCGGGGCCGTGCACCAGCGCCTGGGCCAGCTTGGCGCGCTGCCGCATACCGAGCGAGTAGGTGTCCACCAGCCGGTGTCGCTCCTCCGCGAGCCCGACCGCGAACAACACCTCAGACGCCCGCCGCAGCGCATCCCGCCGCGGCAGCCCGCGCAGCCGCGCCAGGTGGATGCACAGGTCCTGCGCCGACATGTCGGTCGGGAGGCAGGCGTGCTCGGGCAGGTAGCCCACCCGCGCACGGATCTGCCGGCGGTCGGTCAGCCCGAGCACCTGCACCTGCCCGGCATCGGGGACCAGCAGCCCGAGCGCCACCTTCATCAGCGTGGACTTGCCGGCGCCGTTCGCGCCGAGCAGGCCGGTGGCGGGCGCCGTCACGTCGACCGTCACGCCGTCTAGCGCGCGTACGTCGCCGAAGGTCTTGACCAAACCGTCGCAGGACAGTGCCGCAGGGATCATCGCGGCACCGTATCCGGCCGGGTGCGGGCAGGCGCTGTGTGCACAGGTCCGATCTCGGCCGTCGCCGGTGCCGTGCGGGGCAGGCTCTGACAGGCTGCCGGGATGGATGCGGACGTGATCGTCATCGGAGCCGGGCTGGCCGGGCTGGTCGCCACTGCCGAGCTCGCCGACGCCGGCCGCCGGGTGCTGCTGCTCGACCAGGAGCCTGCAGTCAATCTCGGTGGCCAGGCGCACTGGAGCTTCGGCGGGCTGTTCCTGGTCGACTCGCCGGAGCAGCGCCGGATGGGCATCAAGGACAGCCGCGAGCTGGCGCTGCAGGACTGGCTGGGCACCGCGGGCTTCGACCGCGACGAGGACCACTGGCCGCGGCAGTGGGCGCAGGCCTACGTCGACTTCGCGGCCGGTGAGAAGCGCGCCTGGCTGCACGCGCAGGGCGTGCGCTGGTTCCCGGTGGTCGGCTGGGCCGAGCGCGGCGGCTACGGCGCGATCGGGCACGGCAACTCCGTCCCGCGCTTCCACGTCACGTGGGGGACCGGCCCCGGGGTGGTCGCGCCGTTCGAGCGCCGGGTGCGGCAGGCGGTCGAGCGCGGGCAGGTCGAGCTGCGCTTCCGGCACCGCGTCGACGCGCTGGGAATGTCCGGCGGCGCGGTGACCGGTGTCCGCGGCGCACTGCTGGAACCGTCGGACGCGGCGCGCGGGCAGGCCACCTCCCGCGAGGTCGTCGGCGACTTCGACCTGTCGGCGCAGGCGGTCGTGGTGACCAGCGGCGGCATCGGCGGCAACCATGAGCTGGTACGGGCGAACTGGCCGTCGCGGCTGGGCGCCCCGCCGCAGCGGATGCTGTCCGGGGTCCCCGCGCACGTCGACGGCCGGATGATCCAGATCGCCCAGGACGCCGGGGCGCACGGCATCAACCCCGACCGGATGTGGCACTACGTCGAGGGCATCGAGAACCACGACCCGATCTGGCCGCGGCACGCGATCCGGATCCTGCCCGGGCCGAGCTCGCTGTGGCTCGACGCGACGGGCAGGCGTCTACCGGTCCCGCTCTTCCCCGGCTTCGACACTCTCGGCACCCTGGCGCACCTGCGCACGACCGGGCACGACCACTCGTGGTTCGTCCTCACCCAGAAGATCATCGAGAAGGAGTTCGCGCTGTCGGGATCGGAGCAGAACCCCGACCTGACCGGCAAATCCGTCCGGCAGGTGCTGTCCCGGGCGCGGGCCGGGGCTCCCGGGCCGGTGCAGGCCTTCATGGACAAGGGCGTGGACTTCGTCGTACGCAGGAGCCTGCGTGAGCTGGTCGACGGGATGAACGCGATCAGCCCCGAGGCACCCCTGTCCCACGACACGGTCGAGGCGGAGGTGGTCGCGCGGGACCGCGAGATGGCGAACGACTTCAGCAAGGACCTGCAGGTGGTGGCGCTGCGCGGCGCACGGAAGTACCGCGGTGACAGGCTGATCCGGGTCGCGACCCCGCACCGGCTGCTCGACCCGGCGGCCGGCCCGCTGATCGCGGTCAAGCTGCACGTGCTCACCCGCAAGTCGCTCGGCGGCCTCGAGACCGACCTGTCGGCGCGGGTGCTGCGGGCCGGCGGTGAGGTGTTCGAGGGTCTCTACGCCGCGGGGGAGGCGGCCGGTTTCGGTGGCGGCGGCATGCACGGCTACCGCTCGTTGGAGGGCACGTTCCTCGGCGGCTGCCTGTTCAGCGGCCGGGTCGCGGGCCGGGCGGCGGCTGCGGCGACCGGCTGACCGTCAGCGGCGCGCGTAGAGCTTGCGCGCC
This window of the Mycobacteriales bacterium genome carries:
- a CDS encoding CehA/McbA family metallohydrolase, which gives rise to MSLDRRRFLRLAAGVGALSAVGLPRVALAGPGGERPVGEWIAGDFHCHSTYSHDVWGGPGDDNTGPEEFYTHGHTPAEQIALAELRGLDFLAITDHNRVESLRDPGYVSSRLTLLPGYEHSHPGSDHCGVFLHSRDLLPDVIPADAGLAAWLDEVHARGGMAVVNHPFYGNEDAGDALAWDASVADSLRFDAVEVWNSMWLTRHDTVPPYDADNSLSVHWWESTFAPAGRGAAVGGSDNHWKLLDPMAGVGQPTTWVYAPDRSPAGIIAGVQAGRTTISWQPPALGGPRLLLDVVEDWSGRAAMIGGSVHGDGQLLAVVTASNAVGQVLRLVSGGEVVHESRILLPDQRVEIPVVLPNGGWLRAELLLQERYALTALTSCVYADGRAPMPARREVTPGRPVTYDGMGFAGLPAGVQGLPACSCAH
- a CDS encoding ABC transporter permease subunit; translation: MSLLALSLRSVVRGRRVAFVVALPLLVGLVAVLLTVTAGDADRTGAYGTLSGHLLVLVLGLVGLVLGVNAFGDERDEGTLGLLLATTLSHRRIVLTKYAAAAAVSWLACLPATLGCLLLATRTELPVGTAAWSLLLGSALAAVSYAGVFVLLSLLLRRAVLVGLAYLVLWEGLLAGATTAFRNLSLGAYAGRVLGAPFDTAPFAVADVSVRTAVAVLLVVAVVAVAAAGWRLPRAHL
- a CDS encoding FAD-binding dehydrogenase, whose product is MDADVIVIGAGLAGLVATAELADAGRRVLLLDQEPAVNLGGQAHWSFGGLFLVDSPEQRRMGIKDSRELALQDWLGTAGFDRDEDHWPRQWAQAYVDFAAGEKRAWLHAQGVRWFPVVGWAERGGYGAIGHGNSVPRFHVTWGTGPGVVAPFERRVRQAVERGQVELRFRHRVDALGMSGGAVTGVRGALLEPSDAARGQATSREVVGDFDLSAQAVVVTSGGIGGNHELVRANWPSRLGAPPQRMLSGVPAHVDGRMIQIAQDAGAHGINPDRMWHYVEGIENHDPIWPRHAIRILPGPSSLWLDATGRRLPVPLFPGFDTLGTLAHLRTTGHDHSWFVLTQKIIEKEFALSGSEQNPDLTGKSVRQVLSRARAGAPGPVQAFMDKGVDFVVRRSLRELVDGMNAISPEAPLSHDTVEAEVVARDREMANDFSKDLQVVALRGARKYRGDRLIRVATPHRLLDPAAGPLIAVKLHVLTRKSLGGLETDLSARVLRAGGEVFEGLYAAGEAAGFGGGGMHGYRSLEGTFLGGCLFSGRVAGRAAAAATG
- a CDS encoding ABC transporter ATP-binding protein; the protein is MTAALQVSAVSKWFGDTVALSDVSFSSQPGVTGLLGHNGAGKSTLFDLLAGFTAPSQGTVRILGQDPRREPSVHARLGLVPDNDGLWPFLTARQTVEFLARHRGLIDPVRAAAMALSVVGLEGAADRRVAGFSKGMRQRVRLAQALAHDPEVLLLDEPLNGLDPAQRRADVELIRRLGREGRTVLVSSHILAEVERMADRVLVMVNGRLVAEGTPAGVQELLAQSARTVRVETDDPRGLAGLLLGEDSVDAVSLLPDALVVHTTDGAELAVRLPQLARQADVLLRRIVPVGEDLESVFTRLTASARGAGR